The Spiroplasma corruscae DNA window AAAAGTTAGTTTATAAAAATCAGAGTTGTTAAACCTAGAATCTAATAATTGACAAAATTTAAATAATGTATTTTTAAAATTTATATAATGAAAATCTATTGAATCAAACATTATATTCAATAAATAACTATTATATATTTTGCTATGATCAATATAAACATATTCTAAACAAGAGTAGTCCAATTTTACATTATTTATAACACATCTATTAAATAAATTATCCCTTAAAATTGATTCTGAAAAGTCTGCTCTTATTAATTCTGCTAATTTTACTTTATTACTAATAAAAGTTGTTCTACTTAAATTTGTATTTAATAACATTGCTCTTGAAAAGTCACAATTGTTTACAAATGAACTACTATAGTTTGTAAAAGTTAAATCACAATTATTAAAAGATATTAATTCTAAATAATTCCTCATAAACACTGTATATTTTAGAATCGATGAGTTAAAATCGATATTTAATAAAATAGTATCAATAAAACTTGAATTAATCACAAATGAATTACACAAATTAATTTGTTTAATATTCATATTTTTAAGATACGAACTAATTATGTAACTATATTTTAACTTTTCATTTTCAAAAATACCGCCAAATAATTTTAAAAGGCATAGGTTTAATGCATTTTTATATTTTATATTGTAAATTACAATACCTTTTTTGTTTTTTATTAATAATTGATTCATATATTATTTCTCTCTAAAGTTTTATATGTTATTAGTTTACATCAATGCTTATAAATTAAAATAAGTTTAATTAATAAATTAATTAATAAATGACTATAATTTATTAAGCAATATATTTAATATTACACAATAATTAGATTTGATTATATATAATACTACTAATAGAATTTATAATTCCTCCTCATACAATTTAATTTCTGATTTAATGTTAGTAATAAATCTTTTTCTTACAACTTGACTTTTATCTCATCAATCAGTTGATAATATTCTTATAAACTTTCAACCTCTGTTTTCTAAGTACTTTTGTCTATCATAGTCGTTTTGTTTACTAAATACACTACTATGGAAAGTTAAACCATCACATTCAACTGCTAAAACATATTGTTTTTTTAAATAATCATATATTGCTAAATCAATTTTATATCCAGATGCTGGAACTTGAGTATGAAGTACATAATGATCTTTATCTAATAACTTATTTATTTCATCAAATACTTCAACTTCAAAATCACTATCAAATTGTTGGTTATAATCATCTTTATCTATATTAAATAACTTTGTTTCATTATTTAACATTATTTCTAATTCTTTTTCATATTTTGTTGGTTCTTTTAATAACTCACAATATTTTAAAAAATCCTTAAAATCAAGTACCCCTTTTTTATCGGAGTTAATGATTGAAGAATTAATTGATTTAATAACATACATCTTTTCTTTTGCTCTTGAAATTGCAACATTTAACCTTTTTTCACCATTAACTTGTGCTAAAGGACCAAAATAATTTTTAAATACATTTGTTTTATCATATGAAAATCCAACTGAGAATATTATTATATCCCTTTCATCTCCTTGGACATTTTCAATACTCTTAACAAATAACTCTTCACCACTTTCTTTTTGATATAGATTAATATATAAGTCTGCATTAACTGCACTTTCTTTTTCTAATAAATCTAATATAAATGATTGTTGTTCAGAGTTAAATGTAATAATACCGATTGATTTATCTTTAATTTTATCATTGCTTAATATAAATCTAACTAATTCTAATACAGTATTAGCTTCTTCAATATTAATTCTGTTTTCTCTTATTCCATTTACTTCAATTAACTCTATTGGTCACTTTACATATTTTACTTGTTTACTAACAATTAATTTATTTTCATAGTATTTTGCATTAGAAAAATCAATTAATTCTTTATTTTTGCTTCTATAGTGATATTGAAGCATTGAAGTCTTAAATCTACCTTTAGCAAAATCTAATAAACTCTCAAACTTCATTGCTTCTTTAACTTCATAATTAACTTGGTTAATAATATCTTCTTCTATCTCTAAAGATTCTTCTAATATATCACTTTTCATCTTAAAGAAACTTGTTGGAGCGAGTTGCTTATCATCTCCTGATATTACATATTTTTTAGCACGATATAAAATAGGAATACATTTCTCTGTAAATATTTGACTAGCTTCATCAAATATAGCATAGTCAAAATTACTTCTTTTTAAAGGAAGGATTTTACTATCAGAAATAATTTCAGGAGAACCAATTATAACAGGAAAGAATAGTCTTAATAATGGTAAATAATTTTTAAATAGTGTTGATATTCTCATATGAGTTTTTGTATTAGCGATTTTTCTTCCTAAATCATTAAATAAAGTTTTATAACTTTTTTCCAGATTATTTACATCATCTTTATAATTACCTAACTTTACTTTTTTTACTATATATGAGAAATAATTATATATAATAATTTTCTTATTATTATTAATTTTATCTTTTGACAAATTACTTATTTTGTTGAACCAATCATCAGACATGAATAAAAATAAATCTGCAAATTCATTTTTAAAACTACTACAATATGAAGCAATTAAAACATTATTAGTCAGATTACTTATTATATTGTTTGAATTAAATATACCTTTAATAAACTTTAACATTGTAATTACTTCGTTATTTGAATAAGTTGAAGTGAATTTATTAATAAATGATATAAGTTCTAAATATTGCTCTGATTTAATGAATAATTTATATTTTCTTCTATTAAATATATTAATTTTTGTTTTATTTTTATGTTTTTTAATAAAGTTATATAATAACTGTGATAACAAATTATTTTTATATATCTCATTTATTAATTCTTCATTATATAATTGCACTTCTAATAACTTGTGTAAAAAGTTTAATTCTTCAACTAAGTAATTTTTTTTAATCAATAAATCACTAACATTTATAAATAAGTTTAAATTATTGTATCTTATTATTTCAACATCTATTTTATTAATGTTACTTAGGTACTTTAAATAAGATAAATACAACTTACCCATTTCACCTTTAAATAATTCTTTATATTTTTTTACATTATCATAATATTTATCTAATATAATTGATTCTTTATCATTTAAATTACTATTAGTATTGGTATTGTTTAAATAATCAATTACATTATTATACATCTTCTTTATTTTTTCAAAAATTATACTTGCTGAGTCGTTGTTATGAAACATTAAAGTAAAGTTATTTAGATTGTGTAATTTATCATAAACTACTTTTGATGCTACTTTCTTTTCAGTGACAAATAAAGCTGTTTTATTTTGATTTATTATGTTTGCTAATAGATTTACAATTACTTGTGATTTACCAGTACCTGGTGGACCAAATATAAATGTAGAATTTGATAATGATTTAATTACTGCATTTTTTTGAGTAAAATCAAGTGATGATACATTAACAAAATCTGATTCATTATAGTCATTATCAAAATCTTCTAATATATCGTTTGTTTCCTTAAATATATCATCTAAAAAGCTAATGTCTTCATTTTCTAAAATGTTATAAGCTGAAAGTATAGTACTTGATGCTATATCATATATACCAAACGAGCATATATTTAGACAAAAAGCTTGATTAAAGTACTTATTATTATTTTCTTGGAATAATCTTCCTGCTTCATCTCTTTTATATCCTTTAGTATTTTCAAACTCTAAATTAGAAGTATTTATGAAATTTTGTGGATCAGTTAATCTATATCCAATAATGTCAAAATAAGAAACTAATTTTTCTATTATCTGTTCTTTATCATTTAACATTAAATCTCCTAGATCTTTGAACTCTCATTGTTTTTTATTTTTTAATGCTAAAATATTAAATAAAGAATTATTTAATAATAGTTCATCTTCTATTACTACATTATATACAGAACCACCCAAATCATTAATTGCTATTTTTTTTAGTACTAAAGGCGCTCTAAAATAGTCGCTTTCATTAGTTGATGCGCAACCTTCTACAAAATATAAACCCATATATAAGACATTAATATTTTTTTCATTTGATTGGGTTTTGCTCTTTTGAATTATTTTTTTAATGTGTTTAGCATAACTCAATGTACCTTTTGAAGTTAAATTATCTTCACTAAGCTCTACATCATAAAAACTTATATAAAATGAACTATTATTTAGAGCTTCTTTTAGTGTAATTGGAGTTTTATCATTCCTATTTGATCTTAATAAACCTAATTTTTCTAACTGTTTGAAGTCAATTGTTAATGCAGATGGTAAAAAACTGTTATAAAATATACCACTGTTTTTATTACTATTTAATAATCTACTTTTAAAATTCTTTAATAATTCATTACTATTCATAAATATCCTTACTCTTAATATGATATTAACAAATATTTTTTACTCTTATATAAAAATTATTATTTATTATATATGCTATATAAAAGCTAAAATTAGCAAAGAAAACTTATACACATTTATAAGTCTTTTTAAATATGTATAATTTATAAAATATATTAAATGTTAAAGTTAAATAAAATAAGTCAAAAGTTTATAAACTATTTTTTCAATAATTCTAAAAAATTACCATTACCTTTTTTGTATTCGTTTTTTAATATTTTAAAGAAATCTTCCTTCTTACCTATAATTATAATTTTTTCTTTAGCTCTGGTAAAACCAGTATAAAGTGATCTTTTTGTAACAAAGTTATCTATTGAATTAATACCAGATAAAATATATATAACTTTATTAAATTCATTTCCTTGCATTTTATGTAAACTAATTGCAAAGGCACTAGTTAAAAAGAGTTCTTGATCTTTTTCTTTAAAGAATAACTGTTTTGTTTTAGAATACAAGGTATTAATATCACCTTGCTCTAAACTTATTACAATTTCATGCGTATATATACTATTATAATAAGGTTTTATTTCTTTAATATATCCGATTTGACCATTAAATAAGTCAAAATTAGCACCTGTTTTAATACTATATAAATTTTTTGTTATTAATATTTTCTCAAATAAACTATATATAAGGTTATCATTATAATTTTTACAAATTAATGGTTTTAATTTATTATTTAAGTTTTCGCAAGAGAATATTTTATTTTTTTTAAAAGTATTTAGATTAGATATTACTTGTACTTCTTTAGATTTTAAATCTAAAAAATTACAATTCTCATGTTCCTCAACTATTTTGTTTAATACTTCTGACTCTTCTAAATCAAAATGAAATTCTATTCCCTCAACTTCTTCATTAATTATTTTATTAAAGTATTCTTCATCTAATTCATCTTTATTAACTATAATTTTGTTTGCACAAGTAATTATATTATTTGATAGCTTATGTCTTTCATTATCTAGTAATGTCACTGTTGGAATAACTTTGCTATCTATTAAGTCTTCAAATACATTACCAATTCCTATTGGTGGTAGTTGATTTTTATCGCCAACTAATATAATTTTTGTTGTATTTAAATCAATAGCCCTTATTAAAGAGTAAAATAATCATAAATTAATCATTGAACACTCATCAATTATCAGTACGTCTATTTCTAGTTTTGATGATTCATTAAATTCGAAATTACTTAAACCTCTTGATTTTAATAATTTATAAATATTCTTTATCATTACCCCACTATTTAACTTGTCAAACTTTTGTTTGATGTTATTTGTTGCCATTGCTGATAATGAAGTCAAAGCCACTTTAAACTTTGGCCCTTCTATTTCTAATAAATCAATTATTGACTTGATTAATGTTGTTTTACCTGTTCCAGCACCACCATTAATGATTAAAATATTATTTTTTATAAAGGCTTCAAGTGCTTCTTTTTGCTTTAAGTTTAGACTATTTTTATCTGCAATATAATTAATATTTAATTCATTAATTAAACCAAGTTTTTTATTCGATTTCAAATAGTCTGAATTATTATTAATATAAATCAATTCCTTAAAAAAATTTGATAAGTTTAATTCAAATTTATAATATATATTTAAATAAAATTTTTCTTTATCAATAATAATAATATGATTGTTATCAATACAATAAGATAAAACATCTTCTTTAATACTTTCATCAATATTATCCATTAGTTTAATAAAACTTTTTCGACTTAAATACGTTATATTTTTTCTAATATTACTTGATAATATATTTAATATTAGAAATATTGCATTTAATTCTACTGGTTCAAATTGGTAGCTTATTGATCGAATTATGTCATAAAGATCATTAATAAATTCTTCTTTTTCAAAATATATATTTTCATTTTCCAAGAAATTAAATAAATTAACAATCAGTACATCTTTAATAGATTTTATTTTTTTATTTATATTAGATAAATCTTGATTGTTTTTATCCTTAAATAGAAATGTTTTAAAAACATTAAAACTTAAACCATTATTAAAAAAGAATTTTGCTACTTTTGTTGTTGTATTATTTACAAGCATAGAATCCTTAATAAATCAATCAAATATATTAAGATATGTATTAACTTTTTCATACTTTTCTATAACTTGATTTATACTTATTTCATAAAACCCTATATAATATTTCATTTCTTCATAATATGACTGAAATAAAGTTAAATCAAATTCCTTTTTAGGAAACACGTTAACAACTTTTATAATATTTTTTTGTGAATATTGATAATTATCAATTTCAATTACAACATTATCACCAATCTCAATTTTAGATCTATCGATTAAATCAAAATTATCATTACCAAGAAAAAAATGCAATGTTAATTCCTGAACTTTTAACAATATTATTTCCTTTTTGAGTTCTACTAATTCTCCTATGTTATATTTTTTATACATATTTTTTACCTTTACATATCTATTATATATTATTGTTAACTGATAAAAGTATATTTATAACACTTTTATATAGTTTAATATTTTAGTAAATTTTTTTATAATATATTAAAAGTTTGCATATGAAAATAATTATTTATTGTATACTTTAATTAATGAATTCTCATTTTATAAAAGCTATTCTAAATTTCTTCAATTGGGGTGTATTATGATTTTTACTAAAGAATTTAAAAATATAGGTCTGTCCAAAAAAATAATTAAAAGAAAAAATTATTTAGTAAAACAAAAAAATAGTAATTATGAAAATATGTTTAAAATATTAAATATTGCGAAACTTAATAAATTTAGATACATACCTAAAATAAAAGAAATAGATAATTATTATTATAGATACAAATATATAAAAGGATTTACATTATCTAAAATACAAACAATTGATATTAAAATTATATTATTAGTATTATCTATTATTATTAAACTACAATTATTATACAAAGAAAATGGTAAGGTCATTAATCATAATGATATAAGCCCATTAAATG harbors:
- a CDS encoding ATP-dependent DNA helicase, whose product is MYKKYNIGELVELKKEIILLKVQELTLHFFLGNDNFDLIDRSKIEIGDNVVIEIDNYQYSQKNIIKVVNVFPKKEFDLTLFQSYYEEMKYYIGFYEISINQVIEKYEKVNTYLNIFDWFIKDSMLVNNTTTKVAKFFFNNGLSFNVFKTFLFKDKNNQDLSNINKKIKSIKDVLIVNLFNFLENENIYFEKEEFINDLYDIIRSISYQFEPVELNAIFLILNILSSNIRKNITYLSRKSFIKLMDNIDESIKEDVLSYCIDNNHIIIIDKEKFYLNIYYKFELNLSNFFKELIYINNNSDYLKSNKKLGLINELNINYIADKNSLNLKQKEALEAFIKNNILIINGGAGTGKTTLIKSIIDLLEIEGPKFKVALTSLSAMATNNIKQKFDKLNSGVMIKNIYKLLKSRGLSNFEFNESSKLEIDVLIIDECSMINLWLFYSLIRAIDLNTTKIILVGDKNQLPPIGIGNVFEDLIDSKVIPTVTLLDNERHKLSNNIITCANKIIVNKDELDEEYFNKIINEEVEGIEFHFDLEESEVLNKIVEEHENCNFLDLKSKEVQVISNLNTFKKNKIFSCENLNNKLKPLICKNYNDNLIYSLFEKILITKNLYSIKTGANFDLFNGQIGYIKEIKPYYNSIYTHEIVISLEQGDINTLYSKTKQLFFKEKDQELFLTSAFAISLHKMQGNEFNKVIYILSGINSIDNFVTKRSLYTGFTRAKEKIIIIGKKEDFFKILKNEYKKGNGNFLELLKK
- a CDS encoding pentapeptide repeat-containing protein yields the protein MNQLLIKNKKGIVIYNIKYKNALNLCLLKLFGGIFENEKLKYSYIISSYLKNMNIKQINLCNSFVINSSFIDTILLNIDFNSSILKYTVFMRNYLELISFNNCDLTFTNYSSSFVNNCDFSRAMLLNTNLSRTTFISNKVKLAELIRADFSESILRDNLFNRCVINNVKLDYSCLEYVYIDHSKIYNSYLLNIMFDSIDFHYINFKNTLFKFCQLLDSRFNNSDFYKLTFLKNLESCNTCYWVTYKYTKFRESKYLSNIYKNTSFDSCEFDKDLKDNCNFYDFSIINSSFNQINYKLNIFKKGSIENCWIYNSMLKYTELIDVFLFKSYIYNSDFSYSNFNSCRLDGLNIYNSYLRNTNYEKNYFNNIVFNDSEVSKSEFWNCKFLNVTFNDVDLSDTVFSECRFENVKFNNSHLDNMIFSNSVLQNCIFIDCDMEYLYFDKTKQINQKIIYKYLI
- a CDS encoding AAA domain-containing protein → MNSNELLKNFKSRLLNSNKNSGIFYNSFLPSALTIDFKQLEKLGLLRSNRNDKTPITLKEALNNSSFYISFYDVELSEDNLTSKGTLSYAKHIKKIIQKSKTQSNEKNINVLYMGLYFVEGCASTNESDYFRAPLVLKKIAINDLGGSVYNVVIEDELLLNNSLFNILALKNKKQWEFKDLGDLMLNDKEQIIEKLVSYFDIIGYRLTDPQNFINTSNLEFENTKGYKRDEAGRLFQENNNKYFNQAFCLNICSFGIYDIASSTILSAYNILENEDISFLDDIFKETNDILEDFDNDYNESDFVNVSSLDFTQKNAVIKSLSNSTFIFGPPGTGKSQVIVNLLANIINQNKTALFVTEKKVASKVVYDKLHNLNNFTLMFHNNDSASIIFEKIKKMYNNVIDYLNNTNTNSNLNDKESIILDKYYDNVKKYKELFKGEMGKLYLSYLKYLSNINKIDVEIIRYNNLNLFINVSDLLIKKNYLVEELNFLHKLLEVQLYNEELINEIYKNNLLSQLLYNFIKKHKNKTKINIFNRRKYKLFIKSEQYLELISFINKFTSTYSNNEVITMLKFIKGIFNSNNIISNLTNNVLIASYCSSFKNEFADLFLFMSDDWFNKISNLSKDKINNNKKIIIYNYFSYIVKKVKLGNYKDDVNNLEKSYKTLFNDLGRKIANTKTHMRISTLFKNYLPLLRLFFPVIIGSPEIISDSKILPLKRSNFDYAIFDEASQIFTEKCIPILYRAKKYVISGDDKQLAPTSFFKMKSDILEESLEIEEDIINQVNYEVKEAMKFESLLDFAKGRFKTSMLQYHYRSKNKELIDFSNAKYYENKLIVSKQVKYVKWPIELIEVNGIRENRINIEEANTVLELVRFILSNDKIKDKSIGIITFNSEQQSFILDLLEKESAVNADLYINLYQKESGEELFVKSIENVQGDERDIIIFSVGFSYDKTNVFKNYFGPLAQVNGEKRLNVAISRAKEKMYVIKSINSSIINSDKKGVLDFKDFLKYCELLKEPTKYEKELEIMLNNETKLFNIDKDDYNQQFDSDFEVEVFDEINKLLDKDHYVLHTQVPASGYKIDLAIYDYLKKQYVLAVECDGLTFHSSVFSKQNDYDRQKYLENRGWKFIRILSTDWWDKSQVVRKRFITNIKSEIKLYEEEL